The stretch of DNA CATCATAGCCAGAGTGGCGCTTGAACATCATGAAAAAAATGACGGCAACGGTTATCCGTTTGGGATTTCAGGCGATTTAATCAGCCAATATTCACAAATAGTAAGCGTATGCAATATGTATGACAACCTGATTTCCGGCAAAGCCCATGTTCAGGTAGATACAGCCCAAGAAGCCGTCAAAAAAATGATTGAAATGGGTACAAGCTGGTTTGCCCCGGGTATTTTATTTTCTTTTGTTTATATGACAAACTATTACGACAACATTCCTGTTGAAGAGCTTGGAAACATGAGTAACATCAAGTGGAAGTAACAATTGCAGGCGCAGGGCTGGCCGGCTCGGAAGCGGCCTTATATCTGGCAAACAAAGGAATAAAGGTCAACCTCTATGAAATGCGACCGAATAAACAAACAGGCGCGCATAAAACAAGCAATGCTGCAGAAGTTGTTTGCTCTAACAGCCTTGGGTCAAAAGATTTATCCGTGGCAAGCGGACTTTTAAAAGCGGAAATGGAGTTACTGGGTTCAACATTAATCAGAGCTGCAAAAGAATTCTCACTGCCTGCCGGGAATGCGCTTGCCATAGACAGAGAACTTTTTTCCGAACATATCACAACTCTTATAGAAGACAACCCTAATATCAACTTGATAAGAGAAGAAATAACACAAATCCCCGCAACCCCTTGTATCATAGCAAGCGGACCTTTGACGTCAGATGAATTAGCCCAAAGTATCAGCGAATTTACAGAAGAAGATAACCTTCACTTTTTTGACGCAATAGCGCCTATTGTGGAAAAAGACAGTATAAATTTTGACAAGGCATTTTATGCAAGCCGCTATGATAAAGGCGAGGCAAGTTATATCAACTGTCCTATGAACAAAGAAGAATACCTGCATTTTTATAATATTTTAATAAACAGCCCTGCTATCGAGCTGAAATCATTTGAAAAAAATGCAAGCTTTTTTGAATCATGCCTGCCTGTTGAAGTAATAGCTTCAAGAGGGGTTGATACCCTCAGGTTTGGACCTTTAAAGCCGGTCGGGCTGATTGATAAAAGAACCGATACAATTAATTATGCGGTAGTTCAGCTTCGTCAGGATAATATGGCTGCCGATTTGTATAATCTCGTAGGCTTTCAGACTAACCTGAAATGGGGAGCCCAAAAAGAGTTAATCCGCTCAATACCGGGGCTTGAAAACGCCAATATATCACGCTACGGAGTAATGCACAGGAATACTTTTATCTTCTCTCCTAAAGTTTTGTACCCGACTTTGCAAACAAAAAAACGCCATGATTTATTTTTTGCAGGTCAGATAACAGGTGTTGAAGGATACAGCGAATCTATGGCTACAGGGCTTTTAGCAGGCATTAACATGTATCGTTTTCTCACAAATCAGGAGCTTTTGGTTCTTGATGATTGCTCTATGCTAGGTGCATTGTGCAAATACATCTCTTTTGAAGAGCATAAAAAGTTAAACCCGATAAACAGCAATTGGGGAATTTTGAAGCCTGTTGAAGTAGAAAAAAAGTTTAGAAAAGATAAGAAATTTAAGGCAAAATTATATACAGAGCGTGCATTTGAGTATATTAAGGGTTTAAAAATTTAAAAAAATGAAACAAAATTATTTTTTCATCGTCTAAATGGGTAATAGTCAACAAATCGTTATACTAAATGACTAGTTATTTTTGGTTAAGAAAATATGGGGTATGCTATATGCTGTATTTAGAAGAAGTAGGGAGAGAGCCTGAGGAAGCGGTTAAGACATTTGATTATTTAAAGTCGGACAGTTCAAATGACATCCTTCAAATGTACCTTAAAGATATCGGAAAAAAAAAGATATTAACTATTTCTCAAGAACAAGAACTCAGCAAAACAATAAGGGAGGGAAAGGAAAAAGAGGCGCAAAGAGCCAAGAACAAATTAGTGCAGGCTAATTTAAGACTTGTTGTAAGTATTGCCAAAAAATATGTTTCTCAAGGCGTGCTGTTTATGGATTTAGTGCAAGAAGGCAGCTTAGGACTCATTAAAGCAGCGGAAAAATTTGATTATAAAAAAGGGTTCAGGTTTTCTACTTATGCTACCTGGTGGATAAGGCAGACAATAATACGAGCCATCGCCAATAATTCCAAAACCATCAGAATTCCCGTACATATGGCAGAAAAAATAAGAAACTACAAGAAAATTCATTCGCAATTATCGGGTTTGCTCGGGCGCGAACCCTCAGACAGAGAGATTTCGGCAGAACTGGGGATACCTGAGAATAAGCTTTACGCAATCAGAAAAGCAATGACACGGGAACCCATAAGCCTGGATATGCCGATAGGGGATGAGATAGTGCTTGAGGATTATATTCCCGACGATACAGAAAAATCGCCTTGTTGTGAAATCGAAAAATCACTGCTGCATGACGATATGCTGGACATTCTTAAAATCCTTACGGAAAGAGAACAATGCATACTCAAACAACGGTTCGGCATAGGGGAGAAGAGAGTGCAAACATTAGAAGAATTGGGCAACAAATTCGGATTTTCAAAAGAGCGAATCAGACAAATAGAGGAAAAAGCCGTACGAAAATTACGTTATGCACAGGAGGCTAGACATTTGAAAGATTATCTGTGTTAATTTCTTCAGTCTGAGCGACAAGAACAAGTTCTTCTTTAAACCACATTTTATTAAGCTTTAATGCCACACTATGTTTTTTGCAATATTCTATTAAATCCGATTTTATTTCAGGTAAAAGAATATATACTGCAATCAGGTTTGGAATAGCCATAGCCAACATACTTGCATCCGTCAGATTGATAATACTTCCAAGATTCATAGAAGAACCTACTACGGTAAACAGAAGGAAAATAAGCTGGTATGTAATAATACGTTTTTTGCCTTCCCCGAACATATAAGTCCAGCCTTTTTGTCCGTAATAAGCCCAGGAAATAATAGTAGTGAAAGCAAACAAAAATATTACAACCGCTAATATATAAGGAGAAAAAGATAATACCGAAGAAAACGCTCCTGACGTAAGTTCCACACCGGATAATCCCTGTGGAACATTTTTATATGCATTGGTGATAATAATT from Candidatus Gastranaerophilales bacterium encodes:
- the trmFO gene encoding methylenetetrahydrofolate--tRNA-(uracil(54)-C(5))-methyltransferase (FADH(2)-oxidizing) TrmFO, encoding MEVTIAGAGLAGSEAALYLANKGIKVNLYEMRPNKQTGAHKTSNAAEVVCSNSLGSKDLSVASGLLKAEMELLGSTLIRAAKEFSLPAGNALAIDRELFSEHITTLIEDNPNINLIREEITQIPATPCIIASGPLTSDELAQSISEFTEEDNLHFFDAIAPIVEKDSINFDKAFYASRYDKGEASYINCPMNKEEYLHFYNILINSPAIELKSFEKNASFFESCLPVEVIASRGVDTLRFGPLKPVGLIDKRTDTINYAVVQLRQDNMAADLYNLVGFQTNLKWGAQKELIRSIPGLENANISRYGVMHRNTFIFSPKVLYPTLQTKKRHDLFFAGQITGVEGYSESMATGLLAGINMYRFLTNQELLVLDDCSMLGALCKYISFEEHKKLNPINSNWGILKPVEVEKKFRKDKKFKAKLYTERAFEYIKGLKI
- a CDS encoding sigma-70 family RNA polymerase sigma factor, which gives rise to MTSYFWLRKYGVCYMLYLEEVGREPEEAVKTFDYLKSDSSNDILQMYLKDIGKKKILTISQEQELSKTIREGKEKEAQRAKNKLVQANLRLVVSIAKKYVSQGVLFMDLVQEGSLGLIKAAEKFDYKKGFRFSTYATWWIRQTIIRAIANNSKTIRIPVHMAEKIRNYKKIHSQLSGLLGREPSDREISAELGIPENKLYAIRKAMTREPISLDMPIGDEIVLEDYIPDDTEKSPCCEIEKSLLHDDMLDILKILTEREQCILKQRFGIGEKRVQTLEELGNKFGFSKERIRQIEEKAVRKLRYAQEARHLKDYLC